The window AGTCATGGTAGGCAAGGAGAACAATGTATTCCCCATGGTACCACAGGGATGCAGCGTGGCAGAAATCCGGTTGAAATAACCCATTGCCGATTACCCGGTTAATACACCAACTAAGGGAAAAGGCTATTGAAACCGAATATCCATTAACTACCTAAGAATTGAAAAATGTCAAAGCAGGAATATACCATAACAGTTTACACAGAGAACCAGATCGGTTTATTGAACCGCATCGCCATCATATTCTCCAGGCGGAAGATCAATATCGAAAGCCTTAACACTTCCCCCAGTGAAGCAGAAGGCATTCACCGCTTCACCATTGTCATTAATGAAACTGAGGATGTAGTTAAAAAGCTAACCCGCCAGATCGAAAAACAGGTCGATGTGCTGAAGGCCTATTACAATACAAGCGACGAGATCGTTTGGCAGGAATTGGCACTCTACAAGGTTTCTACTGATGAAATTGCAGAGAAGGTTAAGGTTGAACGCTTACTGCGTGAATATGGCGCAAGGGCAGTAGTTATCCGCAAAGATTATACTGTTTTTGAAAC is drawn from Flavihumibacter rivuli and contains these coding sequences:
- the ilvN gene encoding acetolactate synthase small subunit, whose product is MSKQEYTITVYTENQIGLLNRIAIIFSRRKINIESLNTSPSEAEGIHRFTIVINETEDVVKKLTRQIEKQVDVLKAYYNTSDEIVWQELALYKVSTDEIAEKVKVERLLREYGARAVVIRKDYTVFETTGHREETDRLVKVLEPYGLIEFVRSARVAIIKASKGFHEKLKEFEQREPGEELVENEYLDRQEEVFTM